The Vulpes lagopus strain Blue_001 chromosome 6, ASM1834538v1, whole genome shotgun sequence genome has a segment encoding these proteins:
- the FGF2 gene encoding fibroblast growth factor 2 isoform X2 — MIFVHECELFNPERNARNTNSPANWHSPLGEEHDQLSWLHYLHGALNFERNFRLSHIIQEAFQKKKKKESPRKGCNQEVLHLLVKLQLQAEERGVVSIKGVCANRYLAMKEDGRLLASKCVTDECFFFERLESNNYNTYRSRKYSSWYVALKRTGQYKLGPKTGPGQKAILFLPMSAKS, encoded by the exons ATGATTTTTGTACATGAATGTGAACTCTTCAATCCAGAAAGAAATGCCAGGAACACAAACAGTCCAGCTAACTGGCATTCACCCCTAGGGGAGGAGCATGACCAACTAAGCTGGTTGCATTATCTCCATGGGGCACTTAACTTTGAGAGAAACTTTAGGCTTTCTCATATCATCCAAgaagcatttcaaaaaaaaaaaaagaaagaatcgcCAAGAAAAGGCTGTAATCAGGAGGTGCTCCATCTCTTGG TCAAATTGCAACTTCAAGCAGAAGAGAGAGGCGTTGTGTCCATCAAAGGAGTATGTGCAAATCGCTATCTTGCTATGAAGGAAGATGGAAGATTACTGGCTTCT aaatgtgttACCGACGAGTGCTTCTTTTTTGAACGATTGGAATCTAATAACTACAATACTTACCGGTCAAGGAAATACTCCAGTTGGTATGTGGCACTGAAACGAACTGGGCAGTATAAACTTGGACCAAAAACAGGACCTGGGCAGAAAGCTATACTTTTTCTTCCAATGTCTGCTAAGAGCTGA